One Microplitis mediator isolate UGA2020A chromosome 3, iyMicMedi2.1, whole genome shotgun sequence DNA segment encodes these proteins:
- the LOC130665527 gene encoding tyrosine-protein kinase Src42A isoform X2 has protein sequence MNKKFNSPKVIRTFFNRLFRSPTDAETEKSDRIGNPSIEAVASQASPVPTPPPDPIRPVPQIPDTDVPSAKVFVALYDYDARTDEDLSFRKGEHLEILNDTQGDWWLARSKRTRQEGYIPSNYVAKLKSIEAEPWYFRKIKRIEAEKKLLLPENDHGAFLIRDSESRHNDYSLSVRDGDTVKHYRIRQLDEGGFFIARRTTFRNLQDLVEHYSKEADGLCVNLCKPCVQKPVTEGLSHRTRDQWEIDRSSLKFVRKLGQGQFGEVWEGLWNNTTPVAIKTLKPGTMDPKDFLAEAQIMKKLRHAKLIQLYAVCTMEEPIYIITELMRNGSLLEFLQGKGRGLKLQQLIDMSAQIAAGMAYLESQNYIHRDLAARNVLVADGNVVKIADFGLARLIKEDEYEARVGARFPIKWTAPEAANYSKFSIKSDVWSFGILLTELVTYGRIPYPGMTNAEVLHQVEHGYRMPCPPGCPTALYDIMLECWNKDPMKRPTFETLQWKLEDFFTMEGSEYKEASAY, from the exons atgaacaaaaaattcaattctccaAAAGTAATACGTACTTTTTTCAACCGTCTATTCCGCAG CCCGACAGATGCGGAGACAGAAAAGTCTGACAGGATAGGAAATCCTAGTATTGAAGCAGTTGCTTCTCAAGCCAGTCCAGTACCAACTCCTCCACCAGATCCTATACGACCTGTACCGCAAATTCCAGATACAGACGTGCCTTCGGCAAAAGTATTCGTCGCTCTCTATGATTACGATGCTAGGACTGATGAAGACCTTAGTTTTCGTAAGGGTGAACATCTGGAGATACTCAATGATACTCAGGGCGATTGGTGGCTTGCTAGAAGCAAGAGGACCAGACAAGAAGGTTACATACCCAGCAATTATGTCGCTAAACTTAAATCTATTGAGGCTGAACC CTGGTACTTCAGAAAGATCAAACGTATTGAGGCCGAGAAGAAGCTCCTATTGCCAGAGAATGATCATGGGGCATTTTTAATACGTGATTCTGAAAGCAGGCATAATGATTACTCACTTTctg tcCGTGATGGTGACACTGTCAAACATTATCGGATTCGACAGTTAGATGAAGGAGGATTTTTCATAGCAAGACGCACGACATTTAGAAACCTTCAGGATCTTGTTGAGCATTACAGCAAAGAAGCCGATGGCCTGTGTGTAAATCTCTGCAAGCCGTGTGTACAG AAACCCGTGACAGAAGGATTGAGTCATCGAACAAGGGATCAATGGGAAATTGATCGGTCTTCACTGAAGTTCGTAAGGAAACTTGGACAGGGACAATTTGGTGAGGTATGGGAAGGCTTGTGGAACAACACAACACCCGTTGCTATCAAGACTCTCAAACCAGGCACAATGGATCCTAAAGATTTCCTCGCAGAAGcacaaattatgaaaaaactaCGTCATGCTAAACTTATACAACTGTATGCTGTTTGCACAATGGAAGAAcctatttatattattacagAACTCATGAGAAATGGCAGTCTTCTTGAGTTCTTGCAag gaAAAGGTCGAGGATTGAAGCTTCAGCAGTTGATCGACATGTCTGCGCAAATCGCTGCTGGTATGGCGTATCTCGAGTCACAAAATTACATCCATCGGGATTTAGCAGCCCGAAATGTTCTTGTGGCTGATGGAAATGTTGTTAAAATAGCTGATTTTGGCTTAGCCCGATTAATAAAAGAAGACGAGTATGAAGCTCGTGTAGGTGCAAGATTCCCAATTAAATGGACCGCACCAGAAGCTGCCAATTACAGTAAATTCAGTATTAAATCGGACGTATGGTCGTTCGGTATACTTTTGACTGAACTTGTAACATATGGACGAATTCCATATCCTG GTATGACAAATGCTGAAGTATTACATCAAGTTGAACACGGCTACCGAATGCCATGTCCTCCTGGATGCCCGACAGCACTTTATGATATAATGCTAGAATGTTGGAATAAAGATCCAATGAAGAGGCCAACTTTTGAAACTCTTCAATGGAAGCTCGAAGATTTCTTTACAATGGAAGGCTCTGAGTATAAAGAAGCATCCGCATATTGA
- the LOC130665527 gene encoding tyrosine-protein kinase Src42A isoform X1: MNKKFNSPKVIRTFFNRLFRSPTDAETEKSDRIGNPSIEAVASQASPVPTPPPDPIRPVPQIPDTDVPSAKVFVALYDYDARTDEDLSFRKGEHLEILNDTQGDWWLARSKRTRQEGYIPSNYVAKLKSIEAEPWYFRKIKRIEAEKKLLLPENDHGAFLIRDSESRHNDYSLSVRDGDTVKHYRIRQLDEGGFFIARRTTFRNLQDLVEHYSKEADGLCVNLCKPCVQVEKPVTEGLSHRTRDQWEIDRSSLKFVRKLGQGQFGEVWEGLWNNTTPVAIKTLKPGTMDPKDFLAEAQIMKKLRHAKLIQLYAVCTMEEPIYIITELMRNGSLLEFLQGKGRGLKLQQLIDMSAQIAAGMAYLESQNYIHRDLAARNVLVADGNVVKIADFGLARLIKEDEYEARVGARFPIKWTAPEAANYSKFSIKSDVWSFGILLTELVTYGRIPYPGMTNAEVLHQVEHGYRMPCPPGCPTALYDIMLECWNKDPMKRPTFETLQWKLEDFFTMEGSEYKEASAY; encoded by the exons atgaacaaaaaattcaattctccaAAAGTAATACGTACTTTTTTCAACCGTCTATTCCGCAG CCCGACAGATGCGGAGACAGAAAAGTCTGACAGGATAGGAAATCCTAGTATTGAAGCAGTTGCTTCTCAAGCCAGTCCAGTACCAACTCCTCCACCAGATCCTATACGACCTGTACCGCAAATTCCAGATACAGACGTGCCTTCGGCAAAAGTATTCGTCGCTCTCTATGATTACGATGCTAGGACTGATGAAGACCTTAGTTTTCGTAAGGGTGAACATCTGGAGATACTCAATGATACTCAGGGCGATTGGTGGCTTGCTAGAAGCAAGAGGACCAGACAAGAAGGTTACATACCCAGCAATTATGTCGCTAAACTTAAATCTATTGAGGCTGAACC CTGGTACTTCAGAAAGATCAAACGTATTGAGGCCGAGAAGAAGCTCCTATTGCCAGAGAATGATCATGGGGCATTTTTAATACGTGATTCTGAAAGCAGGCATAATGATTACTCACTTTctg tcCGTGATGGTGACACTGTCAAACATTATCGGATTCGACAGTTAGATGAAGGAGGATTTTTCATAGCAAGACGCACGACATTTAGAAACCTTCAGGATCTTGTTGAGCATTACAGCAAAGAAGCCGATGGCCTGTGTGTAAATCTCTGCAAGCCGTGTGTACAG GTGGAGAAACCCGTGACAGAAGGATTGAGTCATCGAACAAGGGATCAATGGGAAATTGATCGGTCTTCACTGAAGTTCGTAAGGAAACTTGGACAGGGACAATTTGGTGAGGTATGGGAAGGCTTGTGGAACAACACAACACCCGTTGCTATCAAGACTCTCAAACCAGGCACAATGGATCCTAAAGATTTCCTCGCAGAAGcacaaattatgaaaaaactaCGTCATGCTAAACTTATACAACTGTATGCTGTTTGCACAATGGAAGAAcctatttatattattacagAACTCATGAGAAATGGCAGTCTTCTTGAGTTCTTGCAag gaAAAGGTCGAGGATTGAAGCTTCAGCAGTTGATCGACATGTCTGCGCAAATCGCTGCTGGTATGGCGTATCTCGAGTCACAAAATTACATCCATCGGGATTTAGCAGCCCGAAATGTTCTTGTGGCTGATGGAAATGTTGTTAAAATAGCTGATTTTGGCTTAGCCCGATTAATAAAAGAAGACGAGTATGAAGCTCGTGTAGGTGCAAGATTCCCAATTAAATGGACCGCACCAGAAGCTGCCAATTACAGTAAATTCAGTATTAAATCGGACGTATGGTCGTTCGGTATACTTTTGACTGAACTTGTAACATATGGACGAATTCCATATCCTG GTATGACAAATGCTGAAGTATTACATCAAGTTGAACACGGCTACCGAATGCCATGTCCTCCTGGATGCCCGACAGCACTTTATGATATAATGCTAGAATGTTGGAATAAAGATCCAATGAAGAGGCCAACTTTTGAAACTCTTCAATGGAAGCTCGAAGATTTCTTTACAATGGAAGGCTCTGAGTATAAAGAAGCATCCGCATATTGA